The DNA segment ATGTCGACAAGAAGCAACAGGAACCCGATAAAAGGCGCACCGAGTACATCTACATCAAATATCACATTTACCGCGAGTCTATGCGTAAGTTGCAACAGAAGCAGGAGGACGAAAAGAAATGGATCAGTGTCATCATCAACCCCATTGGAAAATGGTGGAAGGCAGCCAAGCATTCGGTGGCCTGGCGTCTGCTAAATATAGCTCAAACTGGCAGCCAAGCGGAGCGCCTTAAAGCCGTCCAACAATTGGTTTGCATGGATCATTTAAAGGATTGGGACTTTCGTCATTTGGCTCAAATCTGTGATGCACGCACTTGCGTCTCTTTGGCGCGCAGCGGTGCCGATACACGTTGGTTTATGCCGGTGCCCCGACGTCGCTGCATCAAGAATCCGAAAATGTTGCTCTCCGAGCTGCATGTGATGCTCGACCGACTACGTCCGTGCTCCTGTGTGGATCACTTCTTTAGCAAATACTTCCCAGCACAAAACAATACAGTGAGTATAACcatatatataacaaacttGTAAATCTAAATAAGTTTGTGGTTTTAGGAGGGCATCCATGAATTTTTGACGGCAGAACAATCGATAACTCTGTCTACACAGGACTCAGATTTACTCAAAGAGATAATTTCGTTTTTGCATCACATCACAAAGGATCCCAAGGTATCGGCCAAGATAATGCACGATGGTGgtttaatgcatttaatgGAATTGCGCAAAATATTCAACGATGACAATGAGACGCTATCGACACTCTGCAAAGTGCTGGCCAACATGTCCATGGCCCCAGATGCTGTGGAGCATTTCTTTGTCTCTGGCTGGGTTGGCACTCTGGCCGAATGGCAGCAATGCCCTGATTTGCGGCTCCAAGTAATCTCGGCCAAGACGATGGCAAATCTGGATCACGATGATCCCAATCAATCCACATACCCGCCCAATGTATATCCGTTGCATCCACGTGTGCGAACACGCCGCAAGCCCAAGGCTGACATTGTCTTTGTCCATGGACTGTTGGGTGGCGTGTTCATCACCTGGCGGCAACGGGATCGCAAGCAAACTGAGCTCGGTCTCTATGGAAAGAATGCATTCTACACCAGTGAAACAGATGATGTCTTCTTAGTGGGCGAACAGAAGCGCATCAATGGCGGCaataagcagcaacaacaacaacaacaacaacagcagcagcaacagaaacagcccACAAAGCAACAGCTTGTGCCCGCTCAGACACAGTCCACTGCCGACGGTAGCAAGCTGAATGAAAGGCTGAAAGATCAGGTGCTGAAGACCAGCAAGAAAGTGGAGGAGAAGCGTTTGAATATTAGCGATGCTGCCACCAAAGAGTTTGTGGAAACACTGCGCAACGAGGCCGAACTCGATTCAGACTGGGAAGTTGTGCATCCCGATATTCCAGTGGATGCCAATGAGAATTGTCGCGGCATGTTCAGCGTAGCGGGCAATGAGTGGACGAATCAAGATACCTCCGAAGAGTACACCAACTGTTGGCCCATGGAATGGCTGCCCGATGATTATCCAGACGCAAGGTAAGCTGAGAGTTTAAATGATCTTATGTAAAGTAATTAATCATGACTTCTTTGTTATTGTAGAATCATCGGCATTGATTACACCTCGGCGGTTACAGAATGGTCGGCCAACTTTACCAAGTACTGCCCGTGCGAGAAGGGTCAGGGACACATCGATGTACGCGCCGGTTCGCTGCTGGAGCGCATTGCCACCTCCGATGTGGGCAATGAGCGGCCAGTGGTGTGGATCGGTCATTCGATGGGCGGTCTACTCACTAAAATAATGCTACTGAAATCTGTGGATTCGCTGGAGCCACAAGTGCAGCAGATTGCCAAGAATACCAGAGGCATTGTATTTTTGGGTACACCACATCGTGGCTCATCCATTGCCAAATGGAAGCAGCACATGCAAATGATCCTTTCGCCCTCTATTGAGGTCAAGGAAATGGAGGAGAATTCCCCCAAATTGTTGGAGATGCATCGCCGTTTCATGGGCTGCCTCCGCACACGTCTGCGACATGTGAATGTGCTCACAGTGGCCGAAGGATCGCCCACCATGCTGACCACATTCAAGTTTCCGCTGCGCATTGTCACCGAGGAATCGTCTCGTATCGATTTCGGTGATTTCTTTCTGCTGAAAGACGATCATCTCAGCTTGTCTAAGCCCATTTATCGGCAGTCTTTTCTCTACCAGCGACTGCTGCATGTGATTAAGGATGCTATACAACGCAGCAATGAGCCCAAAGAGACGAGCGATGAGCAAGCAATGCCACAGACTGATCTTTCAACTCTCAGCATTGTGAGCAGCATATTCAAAGGCACCAAAGGACTGTTCGAAATGCTGCCACGCGTTGCGCTGCGCTTTAGCACATAGAATCAAGTACCTGGGATGATACACTCTCCACACATTTAGTAATTAGTTGACACACAAATACCAAGTATTCTTTCCCGTGTTCATTTATATATGATAGATATAACGAGTGCAACTCACTTTCTGTacgaatattaatttattgcttaaaCTACTTATATGCCTAAGGAGTGagacacaaaataataaataccaATGATTATATTAGAACTACTTATTCATAGCAACAGTTAGCACTACTATTATAAAGGCTCCTGTGCGCCAGCTGCTTCCATTTGCTTGGCACGTAAGCGCTCCTGCGCAAGGCGACGATTCTCCGCAATGCGCGCCATTTGATCGGATGACAACTTCTGAGCCGATGGCGTTGCAGGTTGAGATGGTGGCAAGGGCTGACCATAGTCACTCATATCATGAGCAGACGGAGGTGCTACAGAGTAGGGTGTCGATACCACGGCATGGCGCGAGAACGAAGGCGTTACCAAAGTGCTGTTCGAGCTGTTAACAGAAGTATTGCGTTTGTTGACAGCTGGTGTGCGTGGCGCAAGCTTGGACATGGCAATTTGTTCTCCCAGCAAAGCGTCAAACTCGTCAAAAGGCTCTGCAGCTGCACCATCTGCATCCTCATCATCGGCCTGCTCATCACGTACTTCGTCCTGCAAATTAAGCTCATCGAGCTGGCCAAGACGATAGCGTGTCATATGCACCTGCAAAGGTTTCTTCTTGCCCAGCCGTTCGATATTATTGAGCACATCATCAAAGGTGTAATTGGGATACATGCGGTGTCCCCAATGCTGCAGACGTCGCAGTACCTCATCCAAGTCGGCTTTCTCATGGCCCTTACCCTTGTATTTAATATCTTTGAAATAACTTTCGATGGTATGCAGACCACGTGGTCCGCGCAGCTTGTCTACGGTGAGTCGCGGTCGCGGATTGCGAACAGCACGCTTTTTGGGCTCCACCTTGATGGCTTCCCCGCCTGCACCGGCTTCATCAGCATCCGCATCATCACCAAACAATTTCTCACCATTGTCTGGCTCACCATCGCTGGGCAGTTGGTCGTCGTCGCCTTCATTGGCAATGGTGTGGTTGTCATTGAACAGGTCGTCAACCCCATCATCACCAAATATGGTTGCCATATTAAGGACTTTTAAAAGCGGCTATCAACACGAACACAACCACCACTCGAACAACTCAGCATAGCAAGCTGTTTTGCCGCCATTTTTCTGCTTCTTACGTGCTGGCAGTAACACGGTAACGTTTACATAATGTGCAGTGCTGCTAACTTGTTGtagacaatttttttctttgttatataatttttgtgcttGTACGCTATTTAGCAGCAATTCGCAAgtcattttcaattataattgtgcagtatttaaacaatttaaatagcgAGCTGTGCATTCGAGAGCAAAATCAAGTGATGACTCTTAACAGTTGGCAGCGTGGCATTTTTGTTTAGCAACCCTGCACCTTTGTGTGGCCTGGCAACACCAGTAAAACGCCATACTTCTAAAATGCTTTTTTCGGGCGAGTTTATATTATCCGCATAATTCACAAAATCAACGAAAACAAGTGTTGTacgaattttaaaatatatacgtatacaaTTTGAAGGCAGGTTGCGGCCCCATGACATAACGTCAAAGCAAAAAACGCGCGAAATCCATGGAAAAACGTAATTTTCTGGGAAAAAGCGATAGGCAggaaaaaaattcaaagtgTGGTGAATAAACGTTTTACGCAttttgtgctgtgtgtgcAGCCCATCAGCTGCGGCTGTCAAAAGTTAGCGTGCGTGGTGGGTTTTGAGGGTGGCCACAAAACAAgccgaaaacaacaaaacaacacacacaacacattaAAAACTATGCACAATAATCTGTAAACAACTGCaaatagtgtgtgtgtgcgagagtgagtgttgtttgtgtttgagAGTGCGATATGGATAATCGTTacaaatggcagcagcaaagaaTGGGCGGCagaggaggcggcggcggcggcccCCGCTATAACAACTATGGaaagcataataataacaacaataacggcaataacaattattgcgaacaacaacagcaccaccagcagcagcaacatcatccgTCTTTAAGAGATTGCGGCGGTGGAGGAGGCGGTTGGCAACCCGTTGATTCGGAGCGCAGCTCGGATGTGATCACCTTAATTGTGGagaacaacaatttgaagCGCATGATATTGTTGCACGTGAATCTAATGCAGGAGCAAACGGATCAGCTTAAGGCCAAGGACAAGGAGTTGGACGATCAATGTGGATGCATTAAAACGTTGCTGTCACAAAATCAGGAGCTAATGCAGCAGATTGCCAAACTGACTCAACGCATCGATGATTTGCGACAACAGCTGCGAATGCGGGTCAAGCGACCAGCGAACGATAAGGATGAAATGCGGCATCAGCAACTAAAGGAAAAGCTGCAATGCTTTGCTGAAAAGGAAACACAAACGTCGCTGGACCTGCAGGAGGAAGAGGATGAGTCACTGCTGCAGCATTGTTATCCCTCAATGCAGTCGCCGCAGCATGGCGAACAGCCGCCCAATGTTCTGGTCACGACGCAGTGCAGCAAAGGACGCGGCGAGTTCAATGGTGGCAAAAAGGTTAGCACCATTTTCCTGCATCGCGTGAATCAAGAGTCCAGTTTTCAACTGCAACACGGCGACGAAGAACATGAGTTGGAGGAAGATGTGGATGTTGATGGCGTGATGGAAGTGGTTGAAGAAGGAGAGGAGGAAGTagaggagcaggagcagcaccATTTGGAGGAGCAGCATATCTATCACGATGGCATTGACACGCATGAAATGGAAGTTGTaacagaaactgaaattgGCGCCGAAGAAGAACTCCCCGAGGAAACTACTGAGCAGCCGCATGAAGATATCGACCCTGTGAACAATGGACACATCTATGAGGAAGAAGTTGTGGCTGAGGAAATCATCAATAATTGTGACGAACACAATCTATGGCAAGCGGAGGCGACACACGAGGCTGAggtgcctgttgctgctgtagagACTGAACAAGTGGTTgaagaggagcagcagcatcaggtAAGAGTTGTAAATAgcttcaaaatgcaatttaaattaatcttAATCCCCATTGCAGATCTATGTCACGGAGGAGGGCGACATAGACGAGGTTGCCACATTTGCACACTCAACGCCCCACCGCCCAACGTCAAAAGGAGCAACGCAAGAGCAGCACGAGGAGGAGCATTCGGAGCAACAACAGGAGGTTGTAGAGGAAGCAATAGAGGAGACAGAACTACATCTGGAGTATGCAATGAAGCAGTTGAACGATAGAGAAAAGGAATGCCGGCAATTGTTCATTGAATATCAAGAGGAGCAGCAGGCCTTCGAGCATATCGTGAACCGCAACATGAATCACACAACGGCCGTCAAACCAACGACGGAGTTGGAGGAAGTTGCAAGTCCAGCGCTGCTAAAGACACAAATAAAGCTGCCCACAGTTGCCAGCAAAGTGATGGTGGCGAATCATCAAGAATCAAAGCAGCACCAACATCAAAAGGAGCGGCTCGTCGTTAAAACCAAGCAAAAGGCATCGACGACAACACCAGTCATTAATGATAAAGAGCTTTCGGCGCAGCCATGGAAGCAGGAACGTGAGCGAGAGTTGCAGCAGAAAGTTCGTGATTTGAAGAAAGAGCAAGAATTGCTCAAAGAACGTCAGTTACAGCAGGAGCGTGAGCTGCAGTCCAAGCAGGAGCaggaaaagcaaaaggaaCTTGAGCTACAAAAAGAACGTGAGCTCGAGGCGAAACGTGAACTTCAAAAACAGCGCGAGGAGGAAGAAAAGCAAGAACTGGAAAGGGCGAGAAAGTTGCAGAAGGAACAAGAACTCCAGAAGCAACTAGAGCTCCAAaagcaacaagagcagcaggaACGCGAATTGGCGAAACAAAAGGAACGCGAATTGGCCGAACAAAAGGAACGCGAATTGGCCGAACAAAAGGAACGCGAGCTGCAGCGTGAAAAAGAACTGAAGCGAGAGCAGAGGCAACGCGAGCGGGAAAAGGAACGTGAACGCAAACAGCGTGAGCAACGCAAGCGAGAACAACAAGAGAGCAAGCGGCATACAGCGACAAAGCAGCCGGAACTCGAGCAACAACCCGAGCCCAATATTGAGGAAGAAGTGAAGCGAAAGCTGCAGGCGCATCTGCAAAAGGAACAGCAGCGCTTACATCAAAACCAGCAACTTCAACAGCAGCCGTTTGTCCGGCTGAAGAAGGCGACATTGCAGCAGGCTCAAAGTTTAATCTATCCGCCAACGATAACGCCAGCGCCGTCGCCCACATATGCAGCTGGAGCATCGCCGAAGTTAAAGATCAACAGCAATAGTACAATAACGTCAGCGACAACGGTACCAACGGTGACAACCACTCCATTGACACCGCAATCGATGAGCAGTGTGGGTAGCAATAGTAACAGCAAAAGCGACAGCAACATCAGTAgtaatagcagcaacaacaacaatagacgTACAATTAACAATTGTGCGCCACAAACGTACAGCAAAGCGGGCAAacggagcaacagcagcacgtCGAGATATGTGAAATCGTTGCAGCCATACACGACACGCTCGTGGGAGGATCAAGAGTTTCACTGCGACAACGAGTTCTTTCTGGAGGAGGCCGAGGAGCTGCTCGCCGATCATCCCAACCTCGAGATACCTCAATGGAATATTGTCAAATACAGCCCTAGCAGCGACAATCGTGGCATTGAATCGTTAAGCGATGCTGACTTTGTGCAACTTCACGAGAAGCAAGTGCATGATGAGGTCGACCGCAAAAAGCGCGATGCACGCGCTATACGTGATCAGAATTATTACGAATCGTTGCGACAGCGACACAATCAGGACGAGGTGCTGGTGCCGCTGGCGCCATTGCCGACATCCACATTTTATCCACTGCCCAATGACATCGAGTATGTGCAGTTTGTCAGCGAGGTGCCGGTGCAGGCGTTTGGCGAGAACATGGTCAATCTGAAGCCGGAGAATGAGCATTTCACGCTGCCCTGGCTGGAtgctgcgacggcgacgacagCGATCGCCAAGGCCAAAGCGGAAGCGTTGCCAGTGGCCACATTGGATAGCAAAAAGTTACCCACAACCAATGCGGATGCCAAAATACTGCAGAACAATTCCTCGTATGTGTTCCTCAAACGACGCAAGCGGCAGCGGAAACGTTAAAGCAGCAGtcgcaacaagagcaacaaactCAAATGCCTGCAAAGCCTTTTAAATTGACGTTGCATATTgctcacattttttttttcaaccttttttgtaattttaaattgtaatatttagtCCAACGCAGTCTTAAACAACTAGGCActcttttcaaatttcaaatgacGTAATTAactatgttaaatatttataaccatgtcaacaaaagaaacaacaacatctcaGCTTTATCACAACACAGAAGGCCAATAAGAATTGATAAGCAAAACTGTCTAAATTATTTGTCAAATTCAATTGGCATTAACATAATGaccccttttttttgtatttttaaatatcacattttttttgtctattgtactatttttatgtattttatgcaTCTCTTTGTgtagttttaatttgttatacgAACTTTCAATCGATGCTTCTGCCAAGCTTTGCTTCAAGGTGggagtgtgtgcgagttttgtgtgtgtatgaattAGTTACTCAGGTATTTGTTGTGTACTGAATCAATTTGTCACATTACATGTAGATTTTATAGTGTGCTTGTGGTGCGTGTCTTGCATAGTttgtattgaaattgtatCGTTATAGAGATGAATGGGCATGAGTGTTATTAAAAACCGTTCTGGAGCAGAGTAACCGCAGAAGCATTGAATGGATAAGAAGGAAAAGCAAAGATAAATGATCTGATCTAAAATTATGTCATCATATATACTTATTCTAATTATATAGTTtccatttgaaattgttttcattttggaCAATCGGAACTGCATAGAaggaaaataatttaacaataaaatcaCTTGATTTTCAAGCTGTGTAAAATGCAAAGTGTTTATTCAactgtatattgtatatttaaattatcttttgCGCCATGATAGGAGCAGAGATAAAAATCTGTGTAAtatctacaaatattttagtgCAAAGTGCAACGTCTCGGAGAATTTGCATTGCGAATTTTTTTGGTAGTGCAGGCTTTATCTGTACATTTTGCTAGGCTCTAAGACCCCCTTATATAGATAAGTAGCTCTTAAGTAGACGTGACTATGTAGTAATTAgatattaatgtatttaacaaaaaagaaaaagatacaaaaaccATTATTTAGCGCGATATTTTATAAGTTGAGAGAGATAGCAGCAATCCGTTCGATTTGCTTGTATATTGCATATTGTTTaagtcttttttttataataaatatagcatatagtaatataaattatatatatatatatatatatatatatatcgattgGAAATCGCAT comes from the Drosophila sulfurigaster albostrigata strain 15112-1811.04 chromosome 2L, ASM2355843v2, whole genome shotgun sequence genome and includes:
- the LOC133850098 gene encoding protein SERAC1, yielding MSLEELKATLRRFPKLLGGIGILTTAGIILYETPQLRKYFAQYVDKKQQEPDKRRTEYIYIKYHIYRESMRKLQQKQEDEKKWISVIINPIGKWWKAAKHSVAWRLLNIAQTGSQAERLKAVQQLVCMDHLKDWDFRHLAQICDARTCVSLARSGADTRWFMPVPRRRCIKNPKMLLSELHVMLDRLRPCSCVDHFFSKYFPAQNNTEGIHEFLTAEQSITLSTQDSDLLKEIISFLHHITKDPKVSAKIMHDGGLMHLMELRKIFNDDNETLSTLCKVLANMSMAPDAVEHFFVSGWVGTLAEWQQCPDLRLQVISAKTMANLDHDDPNQSTYPPNVYPLHPRVRTRRKPKADIVFVHGLLGGVFITWRQRDRKQTELGLYGKNAFYTSETDDVFLVGEQKRINGGNKQQQQQQQQQQQQQKQPTKQQLVPAQTQSTADGSKLNERLKDQVLKTSKKVEEKRLNISDAATKEFVETLRNEAELDSDWEVVHPDIPVDANENCRGMFSVAGNEWTNQDTSEEYTNCWPMEWLPDDYPDARIIGIDYTSAVTEWSANFTKYCPCEKGQGHIDVRAGSLLERIATSDVGNERPVVWIGHSMGGLLTKIMLLKSVDSLEPQVQQIAKNTRGIVFLGTPHRGSSIAKWKQHMQMILSPSIEVKEMEENSPKLLEMHRRFMGCLRTRLRHVNVLTVAEGSPTMLTTFKFPLRIVTEESSRIDFGDFFLLKDDHLSLSKPIYRQSFLYQRLLHVIKDAIQRSNEPKETSDEQAMPQTDLSTLSIVSSIFKGTKGLFEMLPRVALRFST
- the LOC133850107 gene encoding protein TIPIN homolog, with the translated sequence MATIFGDDGVDDLFNDNHTIANEGDDDQLPSDGEPDNGEKLFGDDADADEAGAGGEAIKVEPKKRAVRNPRPRLTVDKLRGPRGLHTIESYFKDIKYKGKGHEKADLDEVLRRLQHWGHRMYPNYTFDDVLNNIERLGKKKPLQVHMTRYRLGQLDELNLQDEVRDEQADDEDADGAAAEPFDEFDALLGEQIAMSKLAPRTPAVNKRNTSVNSSNSTLVTPSFSRHAVVSTPYSVAPPSAHDMSDYGQPLPPSQPATPSAQKLSSDQMARIAENRRLAQERLRAKQMEAAGAQEPL
- the LOC133850096 gene encoding protein male-specific lethal-1 — encoded protein: MDNRYKWQQQRMGGRGGGGGGPRYNNYGKHNNNNNNGNNNYCEQQQHHQQQQHHPSLRDCGGGGGGWQPVDSERSSDVITLIVENNNLKRMILLHVNLMQEQTDQLKAKDKELDDQCGCIKTLLSQNQELMQQIAKLTQRIDDLRQQLRMRVKRPANDKDEMRHQQLKEKLQCFAEKETQTSLDLQEEEDESLLQHCYPSMQSPQHGEQPPNVLVTTQCSKGRGEFNGGKKVSTIFLHRVNQESSFQLQHGDEEHELEEDVDVDGVMEVVEEGEEEVEEQEQHHLEEQHIYHDGIDTHEMEVVTETEIGAEEELPEETTEQPHEDIDPVNNGHIYEEEVVAEEIINNCDEHNLWQAEATHEAEVPVAAVETEQVVEEEQQHQIYVTEEGDIDEVATFAHSTPHRPTSKGATQEQHEEEHSEQQQEVVEEAIEETELHLEYAMKQLNDREKECRQLFIEYQEEQQAFEHIVNRNMNHTTAVKPTTELEEVASPALLKTQIKLPTVASKVMVANHQESKQHQHQKERLVVKTKQKASTTTPVINDKELSAQPWKQERERELQQKVRDLKKEQELLKERQLQQERELQSKQEQEKQKELELQKERELEAKRELQKQREEEEKQELERARKLQKEQELQKQLELQKQQEQQERELAKQKERELAEQKERELAEQKERELQREKELKREQRQREREKERERKQREQRKREQQESKRHTATKQPELEQQPEPNIEEEVKRKLQAHLQKEQQRLHQNQQLQQQPFVRLKKATLQQAQSLIYPPTITPAPSPTYAAGASPKLKINSNSTITSATTVPTVTTTPLTPQSMSSVGSNSNSKSDSNISSNSSNNNNRRTINNCAPQTYSKAGKRSNSSTSRYVKSLQPYTTRSWEDQEFHCDNEFFLEEAEELLADHPNLEIPQWNIVKYSPSSDNRGIESLSDADFVQLHEKQVHDEVDRKKRDARAIRDQNYYESLRQRHNQDEVLVPLAPLPTSTFYPLPNDIEYVQFVSEVPVQAFGENMVNLKPENEHFTLPWLDAATATTAIAKAKAEALPVATLDSKKLPTTNADAKILQNNSSYVFLKRRKRQRKR